The genomic region CATTCGTTCGCCGTAGACTGCGATTGAGAATACTGGCGTTCGGTTCGTTTTTGGGTGGCGATCGCCTGGGCCACCCCTTGGCGAAGCTGGATCAAATCCTCTTGCATATCCATGATGGTCTGTTCGAGGACTTTTTCCGGATCTTCGGCCTTATCGATCAAACTGCTAATATTCGAGCGAATTACCCGGATCGCTCGCTCAATTAATCCCATAGACAACTCCATTCACCGCTCTCTAAAACTTACTCAAACTTAATCATTTGATGTTTAGTTCCTAGCTTGGATCTTCCGAGACCTTTCCATCACGCTTGCTTACACGGCTGAGCTCTCCGCGTTTTCTACATTAATTGCCGCATTTAAGTCACGATCTATGGAGGCGTGACAGTTCGGACAATCATACTGTCTTCGGTCCAGTGGCATTTTTTGTCGGTGTCCGCAGTTAGAACAGATCTGCGAACTGGGATACCACGGGTCAATCAATGTTAATTTGCTCCCGTACCACTCGCATTTATATTCAAGCTGACGACGGAACTCATAAAACCCACCATCCGCGATCGCACCAGCCAGCTTGTGATTTTTGAGCATTCCTGACACATTTAAGTCTTCAATTTTTACTTCGCCGTGGTTCTTGGCTAAGTAAGTTGTTAACTTGTGTAGATAGTCCGCTCTAATATCGGCGATGCGTCGGTGAGCCTTAGCTAACTTGAGTTTAGTTTTTTCTCGGTTTTTACCTCCTTTTTGACGGCGGCTTAGTTCTTTCTGGAGTTTGGCCAGTTTTTTCTGAGCCTGACGATAAGCTTTCGGATTGGGATAGATTTTACCATCGCTCAGGGTGGCCTTTTGATTCCTACATCTACCCCAATCCGCTCTCTATCCCCCCTTCGCCCCCCTTTCAAAGGGGAGTTGGGGGGATGGTTCAAAATCAATTTTGAAGGCAATATACCAGTCCCCTACTCGTTTACCGATCGTGACGTTTTTAGGATGGACTGGCGGTAACTGTTCGTGGCTTTTTATCCAACCGAGCCGAGGTAGCTTCACCCAATCACCGGAAATTTTAATGCTTCCTTCCAGGTAAAAACTATCTTTGACCTTCTTTTTCTTAAACTTGGGGAAACCTGTTCCTTTGACTTGCCCAACTCGCTTAAACGCTTTATTGAGGTGACGCAACGCTTCTTGAGGGCTACATTTGGAGACTTCATAGTACCAAGGATTCTGGCTTTTTACCTCGGCGACTAATCTTTTGTGTAAGTCTATAGCACTCGGGAGTTCACCTCCGGCTTCTGATATTTCCTTACAGGTAGCCAGTCCCCAATTCCAAGCGTGTCGAGCGACTCCTGCGTGTTTCGCCATCAGCGTTCGTTGTCGGTTATTTAAGTCTAGCTTGGTCTTAAAGCCTTTCACTGACTTTTTTGAACTCCTCAACCCTCTTTTTGTTCGGCTAACTTCAGCTACCATAAAGACTAGCAGAAAACAATGGAGATGGTGAAATCCGCGATTTTTGCGGCTTCAGTCCTTCTAAACTTACTCAAATTTTTATTTGTGTATAAAAAGTGAGTAAGTTTAAAGAACTTTAGGTAGAAATTTAAACCCTGTTTTTAACCCCCCGTTCGGCCTTGCGATCGCCGTTGGACGGACTCATGCGAGGTTCCACCCTCAAACGCCTGCCGACAGCGCCAACCGATCCGAGGTCGATATTTCTTTTATCCTATCGCACCAGTGGGAGAGCCCAGTCCCCCTCAAGGGGTGTACATTTGAGCCGCCAATCCCTGTTCTTTCATTTGTTCGACCATCACCTTCGCCGAGGCTTCGTCCTCGAAAGCCGCAACCTGAATCCTCACCCCGATGGGAAACTCCCGCACGTAAGCATCGGGAACGACTTCGCGAGCTTTAAACAAGCTCTCGTCGTTTTTATATTCCATCAAGACGTAATAAAAATCGGGGAATGAAGCGGCGCTCACCGTCGAACTCGGTGC from Oxynema aestuarii AP17 harbors:
- a CDS encoding RNA-guided endonuclease InsQ/TnpB family protein, with amino-acid sequence MSDGKIYPNPKAYRQAQKKLAKLQKELSRRQKGGKNREKTKLKLAKAHRRIADIRADYLHKLTTYLAKNHGEVKIEDLNVSGMLKNHKLAGAIADGGFYEFRRQLEYKCEWYGSKLTLIDPWYPSSQICSNCGHRQKMPLDRRQYDCPNCHASIDRDLNAAINVENAESSAV
- a CDS encoding RNA-guided endonuclease InsQ/TnpB family protein, with protein sequence MKGFKTKLDLNNRQRTLMAKHAGVARHAWNWGLATCKEISEAGGELPSAIDLHKRLVAEVKSQNPWYYEVSKCSPQEALRHLNKAFKRVGQVKGTGFPKFKKKKVKDSFYLEGSIKISGDWVKLPRLGWIKSHEQLPPVHPKNVTIGKRVGDWYIAFKIDFEPSPQLPFERGAKGG